In a single window of the Callithrix jacchus isolate 240 chromosome 1, calJac240_pri, whole genome shotgun sequence genome:
- the BICD2 gene encoding protein bicaudal D homolog 2 isoform X2, translated as MSAPSEEEEYARLVMEAQPEWLRAEVKRLSHELAETTREKIQAAEYGLAVLEEKHQLKLQFEELEVDYEAIRGEMEQLKEAFGQAHTNHKKVAADGESREESLIQESASKEQYYVRKVLELQTELKQLRNVLTNTQSENERLASVAQELKEINQNVEIQRGRLRDDIKEYKFREARLLQDYSELEEENISLQKQVSVLRQNQVEFEGLKHEIKRLEEETEYLNSQLEDAIRLKEISERQLEEALETLKTEREQKNSLRKELSHYMSINDSFYTSHLHVSLDGLKFSDDAAEPNNDAEALVNGLEHGSLAKLPLDNKTSTPKKEGLVPPSPSLVSDLLSELNISEIQKLKQQLMQMEREKAGLLATLQDTQKQLEHTRGSLSEQQEKVTRLTENLSALRRLQAGKERQTALDNEKDRDSHEDGDYYEVDINGPEILACKYNVAVAEAGELREQLKALRSTHEAREAQHAEEKGRYEAEGQALTEKVSLLEKASHQDRELLARLEKELKKVSDVAGETQGSLSVAQDELVTFSEELANLYHHVCMCNNETPNRVMLDYYREGQGGAGTSPGGRTSPEGRGRRSPILLPKGLLALETGRADGGTGDSSPSPGSSLPSPLSDPRREPMNIYNLIAIIRDQIKHLQAAVDRTTELSRQRIASQELGPAVDKDKEALMEEILKLKSLLSTKREQITTLRTVLKANKQTAEVALANLKSKYENEKAMVTETMMKLRNELKALKEDAATFSSLRAMFATRCDEYITQLDEMQRQLAAAEDEKKTLNSLLRMAIQQKLALTQRLELLELDHEQTRRGRTKAAPKAKPATPSAACLVSHAEWAFE; from the exons GCCTTTGGACAGGCACACACGAACCACAAGAAGGTGGCTGCTGATGGAGAGAGCCGGGAGGAGAGCCTGATCCAAGAGTCGGCCTCCAAGGAACAGTACTACGTGCGGAAGGTGCTAGAGCTGCAGACGGAGCTGAAACAGTTGCGCAATGTCCTCACCAACACACAGTCGGAGAATGAGCGCCTGGCCTCGGTGGCCCAGGAGCTGAAGGAG ATCAACCAGAATGTGGAGATCCAGCGTGGCCGCCTGCGGGATGACATCAAGGAGTACAAATTCCGGGAAGCTCGCCTGCTGCAGGACTACTcggagctggaggaggagaacATCAGCCTGCAGAAGCAAGTGTCTGTGCTCAGACAGAACCAG GTGGAGTTTGAGGGCCTCAAGCATGAGATCAAACGTCTGGAGGAGGAGACTGAGTACCTCAACAGCCAGCTGGAGGATGCCATCCGCCTCAAGGAGATCTCGGAGCGGCAGCTGGAGGAGGCGCTGGAGACGCTGAAGACGGAGCGCGAGCAGAAGAACAGTCTGCGCAAGGAGCTGTCACACTACATGAGCATCAACGACTCCTTCTACACCAGCCACCTGCATGTCTCGCTGGATGGCCTCAAGTTCAGTGACGACGCTGCTGAGCCCAACAATGATGCTGAGGCCCTGGTCAACGGCCTTGAGCATGGCAGCCTGGCCAAATTGCCCCTGGACAACAAGACCTCCACGCCCAAGAAGGAGGGCCTTGTACCACCCTCCCCCAGCCTCGTCTCTGACCTGCTCAGCGAGCTCAACATCTCCGAGATCCAGAAGCTGAAGCAGCAGCTGATGCAG ATGGAGCGGGAAAAGGCGGGCCTGCTGGCGACACTGCAGGACACGCAGAAGCAGTTGGAGCACACGCGGGGATCCCTGTCAGAGCAGCAGGAGAAGGTGACCCGTCTCACAGAGAACCTGAGTGCCCTGCGGCGCCTGCAGGCCGGGAAGGAGCGGCAGACGGCCCTGGACAATGAGAAGGACCGTGACAGTCATGAGGACGGCGACTACTATGAGGTGGACATCAATGGGCCCGAGATCCTGGCCTGCAAGTACAATGTAGCTGTGGCTGAGGCTGGTGAGCTCCGCGAGCAACTCAAGGCACTGCGCAGCACACACGAGGCTCGTGAGGCCCAGCATGCTGAGGAGAAGGGCCGCTACGAGGCTGAGGGCCAGGCGCTCACAGAGAAGGTCTCCCTGCTAGAGAAGGCCAGCCACCAGGACCGTGAGCTGCTGGCACGACTGGAGAAGGAGTTGAAGAAGGTGAGCGATGTTGCCGGCGAGACGCAGGGCAGCCTGAGTGTGGCCCAGGATGAACTGGTGACCTTCAGTGAGGAGCTGGCCAATCTCTACCATCACGTGTGCATGTGTAACAATGAGACACCCAACCGTGTCATGCTGGACTACTACCGCGAGGGCCAGGGTGGGGCAGGCACCAGCCCTGGGGGCCGCACCAGCCCTGAAGGGCGTGGCCGCCGCTCACCCATCCTCTTACCCAAGGGGCTGCTGGCTCTTGAGACTGGCCGAGCAGATGGTGGGACCGGGGATAGCAGCCCCTCGCCTGGCTCCTCACTGCCATCACCCCTGAGTGACCCACGTCGGGAACCCATGAATATCTACAACCTGATCGCTATCATCCGTGACCAGATCAAGCACCTGCAGGCAGCCGTGGACCGCACCACAGAGCTGTCACGCCAGCGCATTGCCTCACAGGAGCTGGGCCCCGCTGTGGACAAAGACAAGGAGGCACTCATGGAGGAGATCCTCAAGCTGAAGTCACTGCTCAGCACTAAGCGAGAGCAGATCACCACGCTGCGCACCGTGCTCAAGGCCAACAAGCAG ACGGCCGAGGTGGCCCTTGCCAACCTAAAGAGCAAGTATGAAAATGAGAAGGCCATGGTTACAGAGACCATGATGAAGCTGCGCAACGAGCTCAAGGCCCTCAAGGAGGACGCGGCCACCTTCTCCTCGCTGCGCGCCATGTTTGCCACCAG GTGTGACGAGTACATCACACAGCTGGATGAGATGCAGCGGCAGCTGGCGGCCGCGGAGGACGAGAAGAAGACACTGAACTCGCTGCTGCGCATGGCCATCCAGCAGAAGCTGGCCCTGACCCAGCGGTTGGAGCTGCTTGAGTTGGACCATGAGCAGACCCGGCGTGGCCGTACCAAAGCTGCTCCGAAGGCCAAGCCAGCCACCCCGAGC GCTGCTTGCCTTGTCTCTCACGCGGAATGGGCATTCGAGTAA
- the BICD2 gene encoding protein bicaudal D homolog 2 isoform X3 gives MSAPSEEEEYARLVMEAQPEWLRAEVKRLSHELAETTREKIQAAEYGLAVLEEKHQLKLQFEELEVDYEAIRGEMEQLKEAFGQAHTNHKKVAADGESREESLIQESASKEQYYVRKVLELQTELKQLRNVLTNTQSENERLASVAQELKEINQNVEIQRGRLRDDIKEYKFREARLLQDYSELEEENISLQKQVSVLRQNQVEFEGLKHEIKRLEEETEYLNSQLEDAIRLKEISERQLEEALETLKTEREQKNSLRKELSHYMSINDSFYTSHLHVSLDGLKFSDDAAEPNNDAEALVNGLEHGSLAKLPLDNKTSTPKKEGLVPPSPSLVSDLLSELNISEIQKLKQQLMQMEREKAGLLATLQDTQKQLEHTRGSLSEQQEKVTRLTENLSALRRLQAGKERQTALDNEKDRDSHEDGDYYEVDINGPEILACKYNVAVAEAGELREQLKALRSTHEAREAQHAEEKGRYEAEGQALTEKVSLLEKASHQDRELLARLEKELKKVSDVAGETQGSLSVAQDELVTFSEELANLYHHVCMCNNETPNRVMLDYYREGQGGAGTSPGGRTSPEGRGRRSPILLPKGLLALETGRADGGTGDSSPSPGSSLPSPLSDPRREPMNIYNLIAIIRDQIKHLQAAVDRTTELSRQRIASQELGPAVDKDKEALMEEILKLKSLLSTKREQITTLRTVLKANKQTAEVALANLKSKYENEKAMVTETMMKLRNELKALKEDAATFSSLRAMFATRCDEYITQLDEMQRQLAAAEDEKKTLNSLLRMAIQQKLALTQRLELLELDHEQTRRGRTKAAPKAKPATPSL, from the exons GCCTTTGGACAGGCACACACGAACCACAAGAAGGTGGCTGCTGATGGAGAGAGCCGGGAGGAGAGCCTGATCCAAGAGTCGGCCTCCAAGGAACAGTACTACGTGCGGAAGGTGCTAGAGCTGCAGACGGAGCTGAAACAGTTGCGCAATGTCCTCACCAACACACAGTCGGAGAATGAGCGCCTGGCCTCGGTGGCCCAGGAGCTGAAGGAG ATCAACCAGAATGTGGAGATCCAGCGTGGCCGCCTGCGGGATGACATCAAGGAGTACAAATTCCGGGAAGCTCGCCTGCTGCAGGACTACTcggagctggaggaggagaacATCAGCCTGCAGAAGCAAGTGTCTGTGCTCAGACAGAACCAG GTGGAGTTTGAGGGCCTCAAGCATGAGATCAAACGTCTGGAGGAGGAGACTGAGTACCTCAACAGCCAGCTGGAGGATGCCATCCGCCTCAAGGAGATCTCGGAGCGGCAGCTGGAGGAGGCGCTGGAGACGCTGAAGACGGAGCGCGAGCAGAAGAACAGTCTGCGCAAGGAGCTGTCACACTACATGAGCATCAACGACTCCTTCTACACCAGCCACCTGCATGTCTCGCTGGATGGCCTCAAGTTCAGTGACGACGCTGCTGAGCCCAACAATGATGCTGAGGCCCTGGTCAACGGCCTTGAGCATGGCAGCCTGGCCAAATTGCCCCTGGACAACAAGACCTCCACGCCCAAGAAGGAGGGCCTTGTACCACCCTCCCCCAGCCTCGTCTCTGACCTGCTCAGCGAGCTCAACATCTCCGAGATCCAGAAGCTGAAGCAGCAGCTGATGCAG ATGGAGCGGGAAAAGGCGGGCCTGCTGGCGACACTGCAGGACACGCAGAAGCAGTTGGAGCACACGCGGGGATCCCTGTCAGAGCAGCAGGAGAAGGTGACCCGTCTCACAGAGAACCTGAGTGCCCTGCGGCGCCTGCAGGCCGGGAAGGAGCGGCAGACGGCCCTGGACAATGAGAAGGACCGTGACAGTCATGAGGACGGCGACTACTATGAGGTGGACATCAATGGGCCCGAGATCCTGGCCTGCAAGTACAATGTAGCTGTGGCTGAGGCTGGTGAGCTCCGCGAGCAACTCAAGGCACTGCGCAGCACACACGAGGCTCGTGAGGCCCAGCATGCTGAGGAGAAGGGCCGCTACGAGGCTGAGGGCCAGGCGCTCACAGAGAAGGTCTCCCTGCTAGAGAAGGCCAGCCACCAGGACCGTGAGCTGCTGGCACGACTGGAGAAGGAGTTGAAGAAGGTGAGCGATGTTGCCGGCGAGACGCAGGGCAGCCTGAGTGTGGCCCAGGATGAACTGGTGACCTTCAGTGAGGAGCTGGCCAATCTCTACCATCACGTGTGCATGTGTAACAATGAGACACCCAACCGTGTCATGCTGGACTACTACCGCGAGGGCCAGGGTGGGGCAGGCACCAGCCCTGGGGGCCGCACCAGCCCTGAAGGGCGTGGCCGCCGCTCACCCATCCTCTTACCCAAGGGGCTGCTGGCTCTTGAGACTGGCCGAGCAGATGGTGGGACCGGGGATAGCAGCCCCTCGCCTGGCTCCTCACTGCCATCACCCCTGAGTGACCCACGTCGGGAACCCATGAATATCTACAACCTGATCGCTATCATCCGTGACCAGATCAAGCACCTGCAGGCAGCCGTGGACCGCACCACAGAGCTGTCACGCCAGCGCATTGCCTCACAGGAGCTGGGCCCCGCTGTGGACAAAGACAAGGAGGCACTCATGGAGGAGATCCTCAAGCTGAAGTCACTGCTCAGCACTAAGCGAGAGCAGATCACCACGCTGCGCACCGTGCTCAAGGCCAACAAGCAG ACGGCCGAGGTGGCCCTTGCCAACCTAAAGAGCAAGTATGAAAATGAGAAGGCCATGGTTACAGAGACCATGATGAAGCTGCGCAACGAGCTCAAGGCCCTCAAGGAGGACGCGGCCACCTTCTCCTCGCTGCGCGCCATGTTTGCCACCAG GTGTGACGAGTACATCACACAGCTGGATGAGATGCAGCGGCAGCTGGCGGCCGCGGAGGACGAGAAGAAGACACTGAACTCGCTGCTGCGCATGGCCATCCAGCAGAAGCTGGCCCTGACCCAGCGGTTGGAGCTGCTTGAGTTGGACCATGAGCAGACCCGGCGTGGCCGTACCAAAGCTGCTCCGAAGGCCAAGCCAGCCACCCCGAGC cTGTAG
- the BICD2 gene encoding protein bicaudal D homolog 2 isoform X1: MSAPSEEEEYARLVMEAQPEWLRAEVKRLSHELAETTREKIQAAEYGLAVLEEKHQLKLQFEELEVDYEAIRGEMEQLKEAFGQAHTNHKKVAADGESREESLIQESASKEQYYVRKVLELQTELKQLRNVLTNTQSENERLASVAQELKEINQNVEIQRGRLRDDIKEYKFREARLLQDYSELEEENISLQKQVSVLRQNQVEFEGLKHEIKRLEEETEYLNSQLEDAIRLKEISERQLEEALETLKTEREQKNSLRKELSHYMSINDSFYTSHLHVSLDGLKFSDDAAEPNNDAEALVNGLEHGSLAKLPLDNKTSTPKKEGLVPPSPSLVSDLLSELNISEIQKLKQQLMQMEREKAGLLATLQDTQKQLEHTRGSLSEQQEKVTRLTENLSALRRLQAGKERQTALDNEKDRDSHEDGDYYEVDINGPEILACKYNVAVAEAGELREQLKALRSTHEAREAQHAEEKGRYEAEGQALTEKVSLLEKASHQDRELLARLEKELKKVSDVAGETQGSLSVAQDELVTFSEELANLYHHVCMCNNETPNRVMLDYYREGQGGAGTSPGGRTSPEGRGRRSPILLPKGLLALETGRADGGTGDSSPSPGSSLPSPLSDPRREPMNIYNLIAIIRDQIKHLQAAVDRTTELSRQRIASQELGPAVDKDKEALMEEILKLKSLLSTKREQITTLRTVLKANKQTAEVALANLKSKYENEKAMVTETMMKLRNELKALKEDAATFSSLRAMFATRCDEYITQLDEMQRQLAAAEDEKKTLNSLLRMAIQQKLALTQRLELLELDHEQTRRGRTKAAPKAKPATPSVSHTCACASDRAEGTGLANQVFCSEKHSIYCD, translated from the exons GCCTTTGGACAGGCACACACGAACCACAAGAAGGTGGCTGCTGATGGAGAGAGCCGGGAGGAGAGCCTGATCCAAGAGTCGGCCTCCAAGGAACAGTACTACGTGCGGAAGGTGCTAGAGCTGCAGACGGAGCTGAAACAGTTGCGCAATGTCCTCACCAACACACAGTCGGAGAATGAGCGCCTGGCCTCGGTGGCCCAGGAGCTGAAGGAG ATCAACCAGAATGTGGAGATCCAGCGTGGCCGCCTGCGGGATGACATCAAGGAGTACAAATTCCGGGAAGCTCGCCTGCTGCAGGACTACTcggagctggaggaggagaacATCAGCCTGCAGAAGCAAGTGTCTGTGCTCAGACAGAACCAG GTGGAGTTTGAGGGCCTCAAGCATGAGATCAAACGTCTGGAGGAGGAGACTGAGTACCTCAACAGCCAGCTGGAGGATGCCATCCGCCTCAAGGAGATCTCGGAGCGGCAGCTGGAGGAGGCGCTGGAGACGCTGAAGACGGAGCGCGAGCAGAAGAACAGTCTGCGCAAGGAGCTGTCACACTACATGAGCATCAACGACTCCTTCTACACCAGCCACCTGCATGTCTCGCTGGATGGCCTCAAGTTCAGTGACGACGCTGCTGAGCCCAACAATGATGCTGAGGCCCTGGTCAACGGCCTTGAGCATGGCAGCCTGGCCAAATTGCCCCTGGACAACAAGACCTCCACGCCCAAGAAGGAGGGCCTTGTACCACCCTCCCCCAGCCTCGTCTCTGACCTGCTCAGCGAGCTCAACATCTCCGAGATCCAGAAGCTGAAGCAGCAGCTGATGCAG ATGGAGCGGGAAAAGGCGGGCCTGCTGGCGACACTGCAGGACACGCAGAAGCAGTTGGAGCACACGCGGGGATCCCTGTCAGAGCAGCAGGAGAAGGTGACCCGTCTCACAGAGAACCTGAGTGCCCTGCGGCGCCTGCAGGCCGGGAAGGAGCGGCAGACGGCCCTGGACAATGAGAAGGACCGTGACAGTCATGAGGACGGCGACTACTATGAGGTGGACATCAATGGGCCCGAGATCCTGGCCTGCAAGTACAATGTAGCTGTGGCTGAGGCTGGTGAGCTCCGCGAGCAACTCAAGGCACTGCGCAGCACACACGAGGCTCGTGAGGCCCAGCATGCTGAGGAGAAGGGCCGCTACGAGGCTGAGGGCCAGGCGCTCACAGAGAAGGTCTCCCTGCTAGAGAAGGCCAGCCACCAGGACCGTGAGCTGCTGGCACGACTGGAGAAGGAGTTGAAGAAGGTGAGCGATGTTGCCGGCGAGACGCAGGGCAGCCTGAGTGTGGCCCAGGATGAACTGGTGACCTTCAGTGAGGAGCTGGCCAATCTCTACCATCACGTGTGCATGTGTAACAATGAGACACCCAACCGTGTCATGCTGGACTACTACCGCGAGGGCCAGGGTGGGGCAGGCACCAGCCCTGGGGGCCGCACCAGCCCTGAAGGGCGTGGCCGCCGCTCACCCATCCTCTTACCCAAGGGGCTGCTGGCTCTTGAGACTGGCCGAGCAGATGGTGGGACCGGGGATAGCAGCCCCTCGCCTGGCTCCTCACTGCCATCACCCCTGAGTGACCCACGTCGGGAACCCATGAATATCTACAACCTGATCGCTATCATCCGTGACCAGATCAAGCACCTGCAGGCAGCCGTGGACCGCACCACAGAGCTGTCACGCCAGCGCATTGCCTCACAGGAGCTGGGCCCCGCTGTGGACAAAGACAAGGAGGCACTCATGGAGGAGATCCTCAAGCTGAAGTCACTGCTCAGCACTAAGCGAGAGCAGATCACCACGCTGCGCACCGTGCTCAAGGCCAACAAGCAG ACGGCCGAGGTGGCCCTTGCCAACCTAAAGAGCAAGTATGAAAATGAGAAGGCCATGGTTACAGAGACCATGATGAAGCTGCGCAACGAGCTCAAGGCCCTCAAGGAGGACGCGGCCACCTTCTCCTCGCTGCGCGCCATGTTTGCCACCAG GTGTGACGAGTACATCACACAGCTGGATGAGATGCAGCGGCAGCTGGCGGCCGCGGAGGACGAGAAGAAGACACTGAACTCGCTGCTGCGCATGGCCATCCAGCAGAAGCTGGCCCTGACCCAGCGGTTGGAGCTGCTTGAGTTGGACCATGAGCAGACCCGGCGTGGCCGTACCAAAGCTGCTCCGAAGGCCAAGCCAGCCACCCCGAGCGTAAGTCACACCTGTGCCTGTGCCAGCGACAGGGCCGAGGGCACTGGGCTGGCCAATCAGGTGTTCTGCAGCGAGAAGCACAGCATTTACTGTGATTAG